Genomic DNA from Candidatus Koribacter versatilis Ellin345:
CATCGCCACCCACGGTCGTTCGTTGTACGTGATTGACGATGTCACACCGATCCGCGCGCTGACGACCGACATCCTCAACAAAGACATTGCGATTTTGCCGTCACGCCCTTCGGTGCTGCCGCTTCCCTCGGAAGAACAGCGCGCGGAAGGCGATGCCGACTATCGCGGCGTTCCAGTCACGAGTTCGGCCATCGTCACCTATTACCAAAAGAAGCGCCACATCTTCGGCGAACTGAAGGTGGAGCTGTTCGATTCCACCGGCAAGCTCGTCGGAACTTCGGCGGGTGACAAACGTCGCGGTGTGGTTCGCGTCGAACTGCCGCTGCGCCTGCCACCAGCGAAAGTGCCACCTGCAGCAACGCTGGTGGAACAACCGTTCGCTTTCTTCGGGCCGGCGTATCCGGAAGGCACTTACAAGGTGCAGGTCACCAAGGGTAAGGAAGTACTGACCTCGACGATCAAGGTGGTCACCGATCCGCGAGCCAAGAGCACACCTCAGGACCGAGCCCTTCAGCGCCAGACTGCTCTGAAGCTCTACGGCATGAGGGAACGGCTGGCGTACCTGGTGGCTGCGATGACCAACGTCCGCGATCAAGCAAAAGACCGCGCTTCGAAGGCCTCGGATGCTGCTCTCAAACAGCAACTTAGCGACCTGCAAAAGAAAGTGGAGGACTTCCGCAGTTCGTTGCTCGCCGTGAAAGAAGGCGGCGCAATCACCGGTGAACGCAAGCTTAACGAGTACATCGGTGAACTTTACGGCGGCGTCAATGGCTACGAAGGCAAGCCGACACAGCAGCAGATCGACCGCATGAACGCGTTGAATACTGAGTTGGAGACCGTCGCGAAGAAGTTCGACGCGATGAACTCGAGCGACGTAAACACGGTGAATTCGGCCCTGCAGAAGGCGAGTTTGCAATCGCTGACAACACTGTCAGAAGCCGACTGGCGTAAGCAGCAGTAGATCGTTACATGCCCTGGAACACAAAAGCCCCATCGCCTTCCCAAGCGATGGGGCAAGTTTTTAGAACGATCAGGAGGGTCTTATACAGGCTCTTCAACGATCTCGATCAGGAATCCAAACGGCGCACTGTCGAGAGATTTTGGGTGAACGAAGAAAACGGTGGTTCCGCGTGAACCTTTTCGCGGAGCTTTATCGATGATGTGGAAACCTTGTGCGGTCATCGCATCGAACGATTCTCGCGCGTTACGCACGCGGAAGGCGACGTGGGCGAACCCGCCGCGGCCACCATTCTTCTCGATAAGTTTCTGTACCGGCGAGCTTGCGTTCAACGGCTCGAGCAATTGGATCAAGTTCGGCCCATCGCCAATCCGTAACAATACTTCCCTGACCTGATCGCCACCGAGTACGTCTTCGCGATGAACCTCCGTGAAGCCGAGCATCTTGTAAGCGGCCACCTGCCCTTCGAGATCGCCTTGCTTCACTGCGATGGCAACGTGGTCCACGAATTGAATACCCGGAATGTTGGCGAGTTCGTCCTTCAACGGACTTGCAGCAGCTACTGTCTCCATCTACTTCTCCTCTTCCTTTGACTGCGCGCTATTCGAACTCCACCAGCACTTGGTTTACCGTCACGCCGTCGCCGGGCCGAATGAAAATGTCCTTCACTTTCCCCGATACGGGCGCGGTGACATTGGTCTCCATCTTCATCGCTTCGAGAACGAGGAGGAGATCGTTGGCCTGTAGTTGCTGGCCGATCTGGGCGTTGATCTTGATCACAATGCCGGCGATCGGGCTGCGACAGACCTTTGCTTCATTCACCCCCGCAACCGGCCCGCGAGCACCGTTGGCAACTGGAGTTGCCGCTGCCGGCGCGGAGGGCAACGCGGCCGAACTGCTTTGCGGATGTGGGGGAATGTAGCCGCCCAACGAGCGGCCATGATCTTCGTCCTGAACCTCTACGTCTACCTCGTATGCTTTTCCGTCTACCGTAATGTTGAGCTTCACAAGGGGCTCCCAATTTCTTGAAACGCGGCGGACTCGCGCCCACCGCGCTCAGTTCTTATGAGTTGCGCAGGTTGTGCGAGGCCTGGATGAAGACGCGACCCTGCTGCGCCCATGGACTCTGGCCTTCGTGCATGTAACGGGCTGAACGAATGCGCGCCGACTTTCCGACGAATGCCGCTACCGCCGCCGCAATTACCAGCATGATTTCTTCTGGAATCGCTGCCGGCTTCGGAGGCGCAGGTTCGGCCGTCGCCGTAGGCTTCGACGCGTTGACGTTTACCGGCGGTGGAGGCACGGGCTCAGCTTTCGCTGTGATTGACCGCTGCACTGCCTTGAGTTGTTCGGCGAGTTCCGTCTGACGCGCGCGGAGCTCGTCCATCTGCATCTCAAGCGCCTGCCGCAGCGCGTCCATCTGGCCCGCAATGTCCGCAATTTCGATTTGAGCGTTTCTCATTTTTTCACTCCAATCTCCGCGGTCTAGAGGGGCATCAGGCCGTGCTTTTTTGGTGGACGCAGTTCGCGCTTCGCATGCAACGCGTCCAGCGCCATCGCCAAGTAGCGGCGGGTTTCGGCGGGCTCAATAATGTCGTCAACCAGGCGGCGGGCAGCCGAGACGTACGGCGTCGCAAACGCGCTGCGGTATTTCTCGATCAGCTCCTTGCGCTTCGCGGCTTTGTCTTCGGCTTCGTTGATCTCCTTGCGGAAGACAATCTCCGCCGCACCCTCGGCGCCCATCACAGCAATTTCGGCAGTCGGCCATGCAATCACGCGATCGGCGCCGAGATCGCGGCTGCACATCGCGAGATACGCGCCGCCATAGGCCTTGCGGAGCACCACCGTGATTTTCGGGACCGTCGCCGCTGAGTAAGCGAAGAGCATCTTCGCGCCGTGGCGGATGATGCCGCCATACTCCTGCGCCACGCCAGGGAGGAAGCCTGGAACGTCCGCGAGGGTGAGTAGTGGGATGTTGAACGCGTTGCAGAAACGGATGAAGCGCGCCGCCTTGTCGCTCGCGTTGATGTCGAGCACGCCTGCCATCACGCACGGCTGATTGGCAATTACGCCCACGGTGCAGCCGGCAATGCGCGCCAGCCCGATCACGATGTTCTGCGCGTAGCCCGATTGGATTTCCAGCAAATCGCCGCGGTCCACGAGCTGCGCGATCACATTACGCACGTCGTAGGCCTGCTTCGGATCGTCCGGAATGATCTTGTTCACTGCCGGATCGGACTCGAGGTTACCGTCGAAGTCGAGCCGCGGCGGGTCTTCCAGGTTATTCGACGGCAGGAAGCTCAGAATGCGTCGCGTGATGTAGATGGCGTCTTCGTCGTTCTCGGCCACGAAGTGCACGTTGCCTGACTGCGTCATGTGCGCGGCCGCGCCACCAAGTTGGTCGGGGGTGACCACTTCGCCCGTGACCTGTTTGATCACCGATGGGCCGGTGATGAACATCTGCGCCTGCTTGGTCTGGATAATGAAATCGGTGAGCGCCGGGCTATAAACCGCACCACCCGCGCACGGCCCGCAGATCAGCGAGATCTGCGGCACGGTGCCGGAGAGCATCACGTTGTTGTAGAAGATGCGACCATAGCCGGCCAGCGCGTCGATGCCTTCCTGGATCCGAGCCCCGCCCGAATCGTTCACGATGACGAAGGGCGAACCGGTCTTTAGCGACAGGTTCATCATCTCCACGATCTTGTCAGCATGCACTTCGCCGACGGCCCCACCGAGCGCGGTGAAGTCCTGGCTCGCGAGGTGCACGAGACGGCCATCAATCGTGGCGACGCCGGTAACCACGCCATCGGCGGGGATGTCTTTCTTCGCCATCCCGAACAATGAGGCGCGATGCTTGGCGAACATGCCAATTTCCTGGAACGAATCAGGATCAGCGAGGCGG
This window encodes:
- a CDS encoding acyl-CoA carboxylase subunit beta, with amino-acid sequence MAPVAAPEKPEVKVETKPTGIEQKIQELETMRVQVKLGGGEDKIAKQHEAGKLTARERIARLADPDSFQEIGMFAKHRASLFGMAKKDIPADGVVTGVATIDGRLVHLASQDFTALGGAVGEVHADKIVEMMNLSLKTGSPFVIVNDSGGARIQEGIDALAGYGRIFYNNVMLSGTVPQISLICGPCAGGAVYSPALTDFIIQTKQAQMFITGPSVIKQVTGEVVTPDQLGGAAAHMTQSGNVHFVAENDEDAIYITRRILSFLPSNNLEDPPRLDFDGNLESDPAVNKIIPDDPKQAYDVRNVIAQLVDRGDLLEIQSGYAQNIVIGLARIAGCTVGVIANQPCVMAGVLDINASDKAARFIRFCNAFNIPLLTLADVPGFLPGVAQEYGGIIRHGAKMLFAYSAATVPKITVVLRKAYGGAYLAMCSRDLGADRVIAWPTAEIAVMGAEGAAEIVFRKEINEAEDKAAKRKELIEKYRSAFATPYVSAARRLVDDIIEPAETRRYLAMALDALHAKRELRPPKKHGLMPL
- a CDS encoding VOC family protein, whose protein sequence is METVAAASPLKDELANIPGIQFVDHVAIAVKQGDLEGQVAAYKMLGFTEVHREDVLGGDQVREVLLRIGDGPNLIQLLEPLNASSPVQKLIEKNGGRGGFAHVAFRVRNARESFDAMTAQGFHIIDKAPRKGSRGTTVFFVHPKSLDSAPFGFLIEIVEEPV
- a CDS encoding biotin/lipoyl-containing protein; translation: MKLNITVDGKAYEVDVEVQDEDHGRSLGGYIPPHPQSSSAALPSAPAAATPVANGARGPVAGVNEAKVCRSPIAGIVIKINAQIGQQLQANDLLLVLEAMKMETNVTAPVSGKVKDIFIRPGDGVTVNQVLVEFE